The following proteins are encoded in a genomic region of Streptomyces sp. NBC_01723:
- a CDS encoding alpha/beta fold hydrolase: MSRLLRDADGRYAPPVPARELTVTAADGARIHVEVHGPEGAPAVVLAHGWCCSTSFWAAQVRELAAGHRVIAYDQRGHGRSPANPAYGTEPLADDLEAVLEATLAPGERAVVAGHSMGGMTVMAAATRSAVREHVAAVLLCSTGSSRLVASATVVPLGEGRVRTWLTRRILGSRAPLGPVTPLARRILRYGTMGPGSGPDMIEACARIVHACPRRVRHGWSRVLDLLDLDHGVRELRMPVEVVVGTADRLTPPAQARSLAAALPNCVGLTELEGLGHMTPVEAPELVTGKIRALAAAHIPSARSERAVHAEESA; encoded by the coding sequence GTGAGCCGCCTGCTGCGTGACGCCGACGGTCGGTACGCCCCGCCCGTCCCCGCCCGTGAACTGACCGTCACCGCCGCCGACGGCGCCCGGATCCACGTGGAGGTGCACGGCCCCGAGGGGGCGCCCGCGGTGGTGCTGGCGCACGGCTGGTGCTGCTCGACCTCCTTCTGGGCGGCGCAGGTCCGCGAACTGGCCGCCGGTCACCGGGTCATCGCCTACGACCAGCGCGGTCACGGCCGCAGCCCGGCGAACCCGGCGTACGGCACCGAGCCGCTCGCCGACGACCTGGAAGCCGTCCTGGAGGCGACGCTCGCGCCGGGTGAACGGGCGGTGGTCGCCGGGCACTCGATGGGCGGGATGACGGTGATGGCCGCGGCGACCAGGTCCGCGGTGCGCGAGCACGTGGCGGCCGTCCTGCTGTGCAGCACGGGCAGTTCACGGCTGGTGGCGTCCGCCACCGTGGTGCCGCTCGGGGAGGGCCGGGTGCGCACCTGGCTGACCCGGCGGATCCTCGGTTCCCGGGCGCCGCTCGGGCCGGTCACGCCCCTCGCCCGGCGGATCCTCAGGTACGGGACGATGGGCCCCGGTTCGGGCCCGGACATGATCGAGGCCTGTGCCCGCATCGTGCACGCCTGCCCGCGCCGGGTCCGTCACGGCTGGTCGCGGGTGCTCGACCTGCTCGATCTCGACCACGGCGTACGGGAGTTGCGGATGCCGGTGGAGGTCGTGGTCGGTACCGCCGACCGGCTGACCCCGCCCGCGCAGGCCCGGTCGCTGGCCGCCGCGCTGCCCAACTGCGTGGGCCTGACCGAGCTGGAGGGGCTCGGCCACATGACGCCGGTGGAGGCGCCGGAGCTGGTCACCGGGAAGATACGGGCGCTCGCCGCCGCCCACATACCCAGCGCACGCAGCGAGCGTGCCGTACACGCCGAGGAGAGCGCATGA
- a CDS encoding flavin-containing monooxygenase, producing MAEHEQVQEHVRVAVIGSGFGGLGAAVRLRREGITDFVVLERAGSVGGTWRDNSYPGCACDVPSHLYSFSFAPNPEWPRTFSGQEHIRAYLEHVTDTFGLRPHLRFDSEVKRMAWDTEQLRWEIETASGNLTADVVVSATGPLSDPKVPDIPGLDSFPGKVFHCARWDHDHDLTGKRVAMIGTGASAIQIVPAVQPKAGRLTLFQRTPAWVMPRMDRAISGAERALHRAVPATTKVRRGLLWGIRELQVQAFTRHPNELGFIERIAKRNMGAAIKDPELRAKLTPDYRIGCKRILLSSSYYPALAQPNVDVVAAGLSEVRGSTLVGADGSEAEADVIIFGTGFHVTDMPIAERVVGADGRTLAETWKGGMEALRGASAAGFPNFMTVIGPNTGLGNSSMILMIESQLNYMADYLRQIDVLGGRTALDARPAAVRNWNHRVQERMKRTVWNTGGCTSWYLDASGRNTTVWPGTTAEFRRATRRVDLAEYDVLRAPAARPAAGAEPVSEVSA from the coding sequence ATGGCCGAGCACGAGCAGGTTCAGGAACACGTACGGGTGGCGGTGATCGGGTCGGGCTTCGGTGGCCTCGGGGCCGCCGTGCGGCTGCGGCGCGAAGGGATCACGGACTTCGTCGTGCTGGAGCGGGCGGGGAGCGTCGGGGGTACCTGGCGCGACAACAGTTATCCCGGCTGCGCCTGCGACGTGCCGTCCCACCTGTACTCCTTCTCCTTCGCGCCCAACCCCGAGTGGCCGCGCACCTTCTCCGGGCAGGAGCACATCCGCGCCTACCTGGAGCACGTCACCGACACCTTCGGGCTCCGTCCCCACCTCCGCTTCGACTCGGAGGTGAAGCGGATGGCGTGGGACACCGAGCAGCTGCGGTGGGAGATCGAGACGGCGAGCGGGAACCTCACCGCCGACGTCGTCGTGTCCGCGACCGGGCCACTGTCCGACCCCAAGGTTCCGGACATCCCGGGTCTCGACTCCTTCCCGGGCAAGGTCTTCCACTGCGCCCGCTGGGACCACGACCACGACCTCACCGGCAAGCGCGTCGCCATGATCGGCACCGGCGCCTCCGCCATCCAGATCGTGCCGGCCGTCCAGCCGAAGGCCGGCCGTCTCACCCTCTTCCAGCGCACCCCGGCCTGGGTGATGCCCCGCATGGACCGGGCGATCAGCGGCGCCGAGCGCGCCCTGCACCGGGCGGTGCCCGCCACCACCAAGGTGCGGCGCGGGCTGCTGTGGGGCATCCGGGAACTCCAGGTGCAGGCGTTCACCAGGCACCCCAACGAGCTGGGCTTCATCGAGCGGATCGCCAAGCGCAACATGGGCGCCGCGATCAAGGACCCGGAGCTGCGCGCCAAACTCACCCCCGACTACCGCATCGGCTGCAAGCGGATCCTGCTGTCGAGCAGCTACTACCCGGCGCTCGCCCAGCCCAATGTCGACGTGGTCGCCGCCGGACTCAGCGAGGTGCGCGGGTCCACCCTCGTCGGCGCCGACGGCAGCGAGGCCGAGGCCGACGTGATCATCTTCGGCACCGGCTTCCACGTGACCGACATGCCCATCGCCGAGCGGGTCGTGGGCGCGGACGGGCGGACCCTCGCCGAGACCTGGAAGGGCGGCATGGAGGCGCTGCGCGGTGCCTCGGCGGCGGGCTTCCCCAACTTCATGACGGTCATCGGGCCCAACACCGGCCTGGGGAACTCGTCCATGATCCTGATGATCGAGTCCCAGCTGAACTACATGGCCGACTACCTGCGCCAGATCGACGTCCTCGGCGGCCGCACCGCCCTCGACGCCCGCCCGGCCGCCGTGCGGAACTGGAACCACCGGGTGCAGGAGCGGATGAAGCGCACCGTGTGGAACACCGGCGGCTGCACCAGCTGGTACCTGGACGCGAGCGGCCGCAACACCACCGTCTGGCCCGGTACGACCGCCGAGTTCCGGAGGGCGACACGGCGCGTGGACCTCGCGGAGTACGACGTGCTGCGCGCGCCCGCCGCCCGGCCCGCCGCCGGCGCCGAGCCGGTCTCCGAGGTGAGCGCGTGA
- a CDS encoding MerR family transcriptional regulator has translation MTEKREYRMEELAGLAGITVRTLRFYRERKLIPPPRREGRIAWYDDHHLARLRTIAALLERGHTLNGIAELADAFDHGRDVGDLLGLGEPTEETPVRLTPEELAARFEGEVTPENLAAAMDLGYLGTDGDELVHISHSLLEVSSALVREGIPLAEVLQAGARVREHADALAELFTTLILRHAPEQDLHRLRPLARSVVEAELSLALDRRTRKRAGQTRPADTQRS, from the coding sequence GTGACCGAGAAGCGTGAATACCGCATGGAGGAACTGGCCGGGCTGGCCGGCATCACGGTGCGCACCCTGCGCTTCTACCGCGAGCGCAAACTGATCCCGCCACCCCGCCGCGAGGGCCGCATAGCCTGGTACGACGACCACCACCTGGCCCGCCTGCGCACCATCGCGGCGCTCCTGGAACGCGGCCACACCCTCAACGGCATCGCGGAACTCGCCGACGCCTTCGACCACGGCCGCGACGTCGGCGACCTGCTCGGCCTCGGCGAGCCCACCGAGGAGACCCCGGTCCGCCTCACCCCCGAGGAACTCGCCGCCCGCTTCGAGGGCGAGGTCACCCCCGAGAACCTGGCCGCCGCGATGGACCTCGGCTACCTGGGCACCGACGGCGACGAACTCGTCCACATCAGCCACAGCCTGCTGGAGGTCTCCTCGGCCCTGGTCCGCGAGGGCATCCCGCTCGCCGAGGTCCTCCAGGCCGGCGCCCGCGTCCGCGAACACGCCGACGCCCTCGCCGAACTCTTCACCACCCTGATCCTCCGCCACGCCCCCGAACAGGACCTCCACCGCCTACGCCCCCTGGCCCGCAGCGTGGTGGAGGCGGAACTCTCCCTGGCCCTGGACCGACGGACCCGGAAGCGGGCGGGGCAGACCCGCCCGGCCGATACTCAGCGTTCGTAG